A window from Ornithorhynchus anatinus isolate Pmale09 chromosome X4, mOrnAna1.pri.v4, whole genome shotgun sequence encodes these proteins:
- the NPDC1 gene encoding neural proliferation differentiation and control protein 1: protein MPRPPALLLLVLLLPPLLLRLLLAAAARTDGGCPRSLDCTLQRRAMCTPGSHTCGSCLRAFVEDEHGLCVPRKQLAGGRIPSLPNLEEEINFLADVLSRQAVPSQEKPHPAEPAGSEATGKESRLHPSHGRPLPHYQGSPGAPTEHPTLSSRPVKVNPLESHHLSNDIFVLGMIVVCTVAGASALIVAAACWCRLQKEIRLAQKTDYLAQKVSSSPERDKTSPGDKKLAQSAQMYHYQHQKQQMLSMEKNKEEPRQADPASSDEENEDGDFTVYECPGLAPTGEMEVRNPLFEDWALSPPPKTSSPLPTAPGLQTGRD from the exons atggCGGCTGCCCCCGGAGCCTGGACTGCACTCTGCAGAGACGGGCGATGTGCACGCCGGGCTCCCACACCTGCGGGTCCTGCCTCCGGGCCTTTGTGGAAGACGAGCATGGCCTCTGCGTGCCCAGGAAGCAGCTGGCCGGAG GGAGGATCCCATCGCTTCCTAACCTAGAAGAAGAAATCAACTTTCTCGCTGACGTGTTGTCTCGACAGGCGGTCCCCAGCCAGGAGAAGCCCCATCCCGCAGAGCCAG CTGGATCAGAGGCCACAGGTAAGGAGTCCAGGCTCCACCCTTCACACGGGAGACCCCTGCCTCATTACCAGGGCTCACCTGGAGCCCCCACAGAGCACCCCACCCTGTCATCCCGGCCCGTGAAGGTGAACCCCTTGGAATCCCATCATCTTTCCAATGATATCTTCGTCCTGG GGATGATCGTGGTCTGCACCGTCGCCGGCGCCTCGGCCCTGATCGTGGCTGCTGCCTGTTGGTGCAG GCTGCAAAAGGAAATCCGGCTAGCTCAGAAAACAGACTACCTGGCCCAGAAAGTGTCCAGCTCACCCGAGCGGGACAAGACCTCG CCGGGAGACAAGAAGCTGGCACAGAGTGCCCAGATGTACCACTACCAGCACCAGAAGCAGCAGATGCTGTCCATGGAGAA AAATAAAGAGGAGCCCCGGCAGGCGGACCCGGCCTCCTCGGATGAGGAGAACGAAGACGGAGATTTCACGGTGTACGagtgtccaggcctggccccg ACCGGAGAAATGGAAGTGAGGAACCCGCTTTTTGAGGACTGGGCCCTGTCCCCGCCCCCCAAGACATCGTCACCCCTGCCCACGGCTCCCGGACTCCAGACTGGACGGGACTGA